A single window of Balaenoptera acutorostrata chromosome X, mBalAcu1.1, whole genome shotgun sequence DNA harbors:
- the LOC130706252 gene encoding profilin-2-like: MCCDAAIITNSPPWLLASYPEGNLFQLTQEEIQILLVKEEREKLFLRGITLAGTKCLLTRDNLYTEGNNTMDLHTKGQSWGNQAVTVVQIESVYLVVMGHQGTEGGSLNLKAFKMAGYIREAIHQLLAHF, encoded by the coding sequence ATGTGCTGTGATGCAGCGATAATCACCAATTCCCCACCCTGGTTGTTAGCTTCTTATCCTGAAGGCAACTTGTTCCAATTGACCCAGGAAGAAATTCAGATCTTGCTagtgaaagaggagagagagaagttgTTTCTTCGGGGAATCACCCTTGCAGGGACCAAATGTTTGTTGACCCGGGACAACCTGTACACTGAGGGCAACAATACCATGGACCTCCACACCAAAGGCCAGAGTTGGGGCAACCAGGCAGTGACAGTAGTTCAGATCGAGTCTGTATACCTTGTGGTGATGGGACACCAAGGAACAGAAGGAGGGTCTCTCAACCTCAAGGCTTTCAAGATGGCGGGTTACATCAGAGAGGCCATTCATCAACTCCTGGCCCATTTCTAA